The following are encoded together in the Pseudomonas maumuensis genome:
- the trhP gene encoding prephenate-dependent tRNA uridine(34) hydroxylase TrhP — protein sequence MISLAKPELLAPAGTLKTMRYAFAYGADAVYAGQPRYSLRVRNNEFDHANLALGIQEAQAQGKRFYVVVNIAPHNAKLKTFLKDLAPVIEMGPDALIMSDPGLIMLVRQHFPQMAIHLSVQANTVNWASVQFWQGLGLTRVILSRELSLEEIEEIRQQVPEMELEVFVHGALCMAYSGRCLLSGYMNKRDANQGTCTNACRWKYQATPATENATGDIVREFEPTLGIGAPTDQVFLLQESNRPGEEMPVFEDEHGTYIMNAKDLRAIQHVERLAHMGVHSLKIEGRTKSHFYCARAVQSYRQAIDDAVAGRPFDRGLMVNLESLAQRGYTEGFLRRHVHDEYQNYQRGNSVSERQQFVGELTGVRVDGLAEVKVKNRFAVGDHLELMTPRGNYHFDLHRLCDRQQQAIEVAPGDGHVVYLPIPEQVSLEFGLLMRDLEGGEAAA from the coding sequence ATGATCTCTCTCGCCAAGCCCGAACTGCTCGCCCCCGCCGGCACCCTCAAGACCATGCGCTACGCCTTTGCCTATGGCGCCGACGCGGTCTACGCCGGCCAGCCGCGCTACAGCCTGCGGGTGCGCAACAACGAGTTCGACCACGCCAACCTGGCCCTCGGCATCCAGGAGGCCCAGGCCCAGGGCAAGCGCTTCTACGTGGTGGTCAACATCGCCCCGCACAATGCCAAGCTCAAGACCTTCCTCAAGGACCTCGCGCCGGTGATCGAGATGGGCCCGGATGCGCTGATCATGTCCGACCCTGGGCTGATCATGCTGGTGCGCCAGCACTTCCCACAGATGGCCATCCACCTGTCGGTGCAGGCCAACACGGTGAACTGGGCCAGCGTGCAGTTCTGGCAAGGCTTGGGGCTGACCCGGGTGATCCTGTCGCGGGAGCTGTCGCTGGAAGAGATCGAGGAGATCCGCCAGCAAGTGCCAGAGATGGAGCTGGAAGTGTTCGTGCATGGCGCGCTGTGCATGGCCTATTCCGGGCGCTGCCTTCTATCGGGCTACATGAACAAGCGCGATGCCAATCAGGGCACCTGCACCAATGCCTGCCGCTGGAAGTATCAGGCGACCCCGGCCACCGAGAACGCCACCGGCGACATCGTCCGCGAATTCGAACCCACGTTGGGCATCGGCGCGCCCACTGACCAGGTGTTCCTGCTGCAGGAATCCAACCGCCCCGGCGAAGAGATGCCGGTGTTCGAAGACGAGCACGGGACCTACATCATGAACGCCAAGGACCTGCGCGCCATCCAGCACGTCGAGCGCCTGGCACATATGGGCGTGCATTCGCTGAAGATCGAGGGCCGCACCAAGTCGCACTTCTACTGCGCCCGCGCCGTGCAGTCCTATCGCCAGGCCATCGACGACGCGGTGGCCGGGCGGCCGTTCGACCGCGGCCTGATGGTCAACCTCGAATCCCTCGCTCAGCGCGGTTACACCGAAGGTTTCCTGCGCCGCCACGTACACGACGAGTACCAGAACTACCAGCGCGGCAACTCGGTGTCCGAGCGCCAGCAGTTCGTCGGCGAGCTGACCGGTGTGCGCGTGGACGGCCTGGCCGAAGTGAAGGTGAAGAACCGCTTCGCCGTGGGCGACCACCTGGAACTGATGACCCCGCGCGGCAACTACCACTTCGACCTGCATCGCCTGTGCGACCGCCAGCAGCAGGCCATCGAGGTTGCGCCGGGCGACGGCCATGTGGTGTACCTGCCGATTCCCGAGCAGGTTTCGCTGGAATTCGGCCTGCTGATGCGCGACCTGGAGGGTGGCGAGGCCGCTGCCTGA
- the sctE gene encoding type III secretion system translocon subunit SctE, with the protein MRTELFVTAAASEMETPLPGTGIRLPGNIGTASMVRAPLPERSVRLDPPAIHNPLAAGRDFEGLLEKVIDPAQLMQPALAAVPSVGALILGQLAGEISDAELDLRLTELLSRLGARQTDLNLQQVRQVTEQNRQQMALNAQKMEQVNQRHQDAGTASVFAKVFGWAAAIASIVVGTVMVATGLGAVTGALMIAGGVMGVVSMALNQAASDGHIAKEVMQYLGPVLMAVEVALAVASVVLTFGGSLAAVVAKVAGKVSGKVAQTVLSVGQKIQGVAANGVTSAASAGTQAKLQMTLTGANLTTTTLSSTGNAASSVMQALALRSEAELAAMRLELEQGHRYLEQLTKALEQVLAKKQQRFEQLLDMLSARSHACADIAGRNLIA; encoded by the coding sequence ATGCGCACTGAGCTTTTCGTTACCGCGGCAGCAAGCGAGATGGAGACGCCATTGCCCGGCACCGGCATCCGGTTGCCAGGTAATATCGGTACCGCATCCATGGTGAGGGCGCCCCTGCCAGAGCGCAGCGTCAGGTTGGACCCACCGGCCATTCACAATCCGCTGGCCGCAGGGCGTGACTTTGAGGGTTTGCTCGAGAAGGTCATCGATCCTGCGCAGCTCATGCAACCGGCATTGGCGGCGGTACCCAGCGTCGGGGCATTGATACTCGGGCAGCTTGCCGGAGAGATTTCCGATGCCGAGCTGGATCTTCGGCTCACCGAGCTGCTGAGTCGGTTGGGCGCGCGCCAGACCGATCTCAACCTCCAGCAGGTCCGCCAGGTGACCGAGCAGAACCGTCAGCAGATGGCGTTGAATGCGCAAAAAATGGAGCAAGTGAACCAGCGACATCAGGACGCCGGCACGGCAAGCGTGTTCGCCAAGGTGTTTGGCTGGGCGGCGGCCATCGCGTCCATCGTGGTGGGCACGGTGATGGTCGCGACCGGCTTGGGCGCCGTGACGGGCGCGCTGATGATCGCCGGGGGGGTCATGGGGGTGGTGTCCATGGCGTTGAACCAGGCTGCCTCGGACGGGCATATCGCCAAGGAAGTGATGCAGTACCTAGGGCCGGTGCTGATGGCGGTGGAGGTTGCTCTGGCCGTTGCCTCGGTCGTGTTGACCTTTGGTGGCAGCCTGGCGGCGGTCGTGGCCAAAGTGGCCGGCAAAGTAAGCGGCAAGGTCGCACAGACTGTCCTGTCGGTGGGCCAGAAAATCCAGGGCGTCGCTGCCAATGGGGTCACCTCGGCCGCCAGCGCCGGCACCCAGGCCAAGCTGCAGATGACCCTGACTGGCGCCAACCTGACCACCACCACACTGTCCAGCACAGGCAACGCGGCCAGTTCGGTCATGCAGGCGCTGGCGTTGCGTAGCGAAGCCGAGCTGGCCGCAATGCGCCTGGAACTGGAGCAGGGGCATCGGTACCTCGAGCAACTAACCAAAGCACTCGAACAAGTGCTCGCGAAGAAGCAACAACGCTTCGAGCAACTGCTGGACATGCTGAGCGCACGCAGCCATGCCTGCGCGGACATCGCCGGCCGAAACCTCATCGCTTGA
- a CDS encoding virulence-associated V antigen, which yields MSSSIDVLKGPVPLPLVDRVAPSENWRDAHKLGALLKEKNLVAVNEHGQPLSAEDLGRAVDALLGDEAQARLKENRSYFDSLLERPLGDQHVDAMCQLLEAYANWLPGAPLQLHRLGERLQMDDLVMGAMGLRMHKQKTERTELSEQLKNLTAELKIFSVIQSKVNLVMADKGTFDLEDPSFNLADPQLYDLDAAAWEASPERRLLAAQGTGVVTVRQFLEGTPADVSANGSERHLHKVSGPMTDLKSHYAWDKDNNPLANFSQALSDRTRIVNDKVTEQTTLLNDVGSRYTTSTEVMMKFVETWFSMLSKILQS from the coding sequence ATGAGCAGTTCTATTGACGTATTGAAGGGCCCCGTGCCCTTGCCGCTTGTAGACCGTGTCGCGCCGTCGGAGAACTGGCGTGATGCCCATAAACTCGGTGCGCTCCTGAAGGAAAAAAACCTCGTGGCGGTAAACGAGCATGGTCAGCCCCTGAGCGCGGAAGACCTGGGGAGGGCAGTCGATGCGTTGCTCGGGGACGAGGCGCAGGCACGTCTGAAGGAGAACCGCAGCTATTTCGACAGCCTCCTGGAGCGACCGCTTGGCGACCAGCATGTCGATGCCATGTGCCAGTTGCTCGAAGCGTATGCCAACTGGCTGCCAGGCGCGCCCTTGCAATTGCACAGGCTGGGCGAACGCTTGCAGATGGACGACTTGGTCATGGGCGCGATGGGTTTGCGCATGCACAAACAAAAGACCGAGCGTACCGAGCTCAGTGAGCAGCTGAAAAACCTCACGGCGGAGTTGAAGATCTTCAGCGTGATCCAGTCGAAGGTCAATCTGGTCATGGCGGACAAGGGCACCTTCGATCTTGAAGATCCAAGCTTCAACCTCGCCGATCCGCAGCTGTACGACCTGGATGCGGCTGCCTGGGAGGCCAGCCCGGAGCGTCGTTTGCTGGCTGCACAGGGTACTGGAGTCGTGACGGTACGACAGTTCCTGGAGGGCACTCCCGCTGACGTTTCAGCGAATGGCAGTGAGCGCCACCTGCACAAGGTCAGCGGACCGATGACCGACCTGAAATCCCACTATGCCTGGGATAAAGACAACAACCCGTTGGCCAATTTCTCCCAGGCCCTGAGCGATCGAACCCGTATCGTCAACGACAAAGTGACCGAACAGACCACCCTGCTCAATGACGTGGGGTCGCGGTACACCACCTCCACCGAGGTGATGATGAAGTTCGTCGAGACATGGTTCTCGATGCTGTCGAAGATTCTGCAGAGTTGA
- a CDS encoding SycD/LcrH family type III secretion system chaperone, with protein MTAQRMDDADALEADVIEAFFADGGTSAMLRGVDAAQLETLYAQAFCFYQTARLEDALTLFKGLAALDHYDARAFLGVAATYQALERYQDALPAYAYGAMLAPQDPRFCFHAAECQQQLGDLAAACSGYEQAQAMAVTGEHGELANRAQARLDALRQREAASHAH; from the coding sequence ATGACTGCACAACGAATGGACGACGCCGATGCCCTCGAGGCCGACGTGATCGAAGCTTTCTTCGCCGATGGTGGGACGTCCGCCATGCTCCGCGGCGTTGACGCGGCACAGCTTGAAACGCTCTACGCCCAGGCGTTCTGCTTCTACCAGACGGCGCGCTTGGAGGATGCGTTGACGCTGTTCAAGGGGCTGGCGGCGCTTGACCACTACGATGCGCGGGCATTTCTCGGCGTGGCAGCCACGTATCAGGCCTTGGAGCGTTATCAGGACGCGCTGCCGGCCTACGCCTACGGCGCGATGCTCGCACCGCAGGATCCACGCTTCTGCTTCCATGCTGCCGAGTGCCAGCAACAGCTGGGCGATCTGGCTGCGGCGTGCAGTGGCTACGAACAAGCGCAGGCCATGGCCGTGACCGGTGAACATGGCGAACTGGCCAACAGGGCGCAGGCACGGCTTGACGCGCTGCGACAGAGAGAGGCCGCGAGCCATGCGCACTGA
- a CDS encoding DUF411 domain-containing protein, with protein sequence MLRKHLLTLGLLAITGLAQAAETIDVYRDPNCGCCKEWIKHLSDNGFTVNDHVEPNMSTVKQRLGVAPRLASCHTGVIDGKFVEGHVPAEQVRLLVNRKDLKGLAVPGMPMGSPGMEMGDHKDAYQVIGVTQDDRDTVVANY encoded by the coding sequence ATGCTGCGCAAACACCTGCTCACCCTTGGCCTGCTGGCCATCACCGGCCTGGCCCAGGCCGCCGAGACCATCGATGTCTACCGCGACCCCAACTGCGGTTGCTGCAAGGAATGGATCAAGCACCTGAGCGACAACGGTTTCACCGTCAACGACCATGTCGAGCCGAACATGAGCACGGTCAAGCAGCGCCTGGGCGTAGCGCCACGCCTGGCCTCGTGCCACACCGGGGTGATCGACGGCAAGTTCGTCGAAGGCCATGTGCCGGCCGAGCAGGTACGCTTGCTGGTCAACCGCAAAGACCTCAAGGGCCTGGCCGTACCCGGCATGCCCATGGGCTCGCCGGGTATGGAGATGGGTGACCACAAGGACGCCTACCAGGTCATCGGCGTGACCCAGGACGACCGGGACACCGTGGTCGCCAACTACTGA
- a CDS encoding copper resistance protein B, with the protein MNENRNRSIVTGVALLALLASERALAAGMDHMNHGAMPMNHGQMDHGNMPMDHSQMNHAATPPSQPRTPLPVITDADRRAAFPPLPGHQVHDRATNWAVIVDQLEYQNFENSGALNWNASAWVGGDIDRLWLRSEGEREQGKTHKAELQALWGHAISPWWELVGGLRQDFKPASGQTWAAFGIQGTPLYGLELEATAYVGERQQTALRLEAGYAMLLTNRWILEPTVEANFFGRNDGGREQGAGLAESEVGLRLRYEISRAFAPYVGVSFNRLHGNRAEQAREDGEDIGQTRLVAGVRLRF; encoded by the coding sequence ATGAATGAGAACCGCAACCGCAGCATCGTCACCGGTGTCGCGCTGCTGGCCTTGCTGGCCAGTGAACGGGCCCTGGCCGCGGGCATGGACCACATGAACCATGGCGCCATGCCGATGAACCACGGCCAGATGGACCATGGCAACATGCCCATGGACCACAGTCAGATGAACCACGCGGCGACGCCCCCCAGCCAACCGCGCACGCCCCTGCCAGTGATCACCGACGCCGACCGCCGCGCCGCCTTCCCGCCGCTGCCGGGGCATCAGGTGCATGACCGGGCAACCAACTGGGCGGTGATCGTCGACCAGTTGGAGTACCAGAACTTCGAAAACAGTGGCGCTCTGAACTGGAACGCCAGCGCCTGGGTCGGCGGCGATATCGACCGCCTATGGCTGCGCAGCGAGGGTGAGCGCGAACAGGGCAAGACCCACAAGGCCGAGCTGCAGGCCCTGTGGGGCCATGCCATCAGCCCCTGGTGGGAGCTGGTCGGCGGCCTGCGCCAGGACTTCAAGCCCGCCAGTGGCCAGACCTGGGCCGCCTTCGGCATCCAGGGCACGCCGCTCTATGGCCTGGAACTGGAGGCCACCGCCTACGTCGGCGAGCGACAGCAGACCGCGCTGCGCCTGGAGGCCGGTTACGCTATGCTGCTGACCAATCGCTGGATCCTCGAGCCGACCGTAGAAGCCAACTTCTTCGGGCGCAACGACGGCGGGCGCGAACAAGGCGCGGGGCTGGCCGAAAGCGAGGTGGGCCTGCGCCTGCGCTACGAGATCAGCCGCGCATTCGCGCCCTATGTCGGGGTCAGCTTCAATCGCCTGCACGGCAATCGCGCCGAGCAGGCCCGGGAGGATGGCGAGGACATCGGCCAGACCCGGCTGGTGGCCGGGGTTCGCCTGCGTTTCTGA
- a CDS encoding YqaA family protein: protein MLSLWALFLSAFGAATLLPLQSEAVLVGLLIREPSAWSTLLLVATLGNVLGSIVNWLLGRAIEHLRDHRWFPFSASQLEHAQRRYQRWGQWSLLLSWMPVIGDPLTLIAGIMREPFWRFVLLVTLAKCGRYIVVVVITLGWFHRG, encoded by the coding sequence ATGCTCAGCCTCTGGGCGCTGTTCCTCAGCGCCTTCGGCGCCGCCACCCTGCTCCCCCTGCAATCGGAGGCAGTGCTGGTCGGGCTGCTGATTCGCGAACCGAGTGCCTGGTCGACCTTACTGCTGGTGGCCACCCTCGGCAATGTGCTTGGTTCCATCGTCAACTGGCTGTTGGGCCGGGCCATCGAGCACCTGCGTGATCACCGCTGGTTCCCGTTCAGCGCCAGCCAGCTGGAACACGCCCAACGCCGCTATCAACGCTGGGGCCAGTGGTCACTGCTGTTGAGCTGGATGCCGGTGATCGGCGACCCGCTGACCTTGATCGCCGGGATCATGCGCGAGCCGTTCTGGCGTTTCGTGCTGCTGGTCACCCTGGCCAAGTGCGGACGCTACATCGTGGTAGTGGTGATCACCCTGGGTTGGTTTCACCGCGGGTGA
- a CDS encoding copper resistance system multicopper oxidase: MPSTPTRRTFVKGLGAATALAGLGLWRPLAQAAEGRLPLHDLSGQQFELFIGHTPVNITGRPRTAQTINASLPGPQLRWREGDTVTLRVRNRLDQPTSIHWHGIILPANMDGVPGLSFAGIEPGGDYLYQFTLRQSGTYWYHSHSGLQEQAGVYGAIVIEPREPEPHQYQRDHVLLFSDWSDQAPEALMATLKKQSDAFNYHKRTVGDFVDDVAQNGWGKAVDNRWAWAKMRMSPTDLADISAASYTYLLNGQPPDGNFTCLFQPGETVRLRLINASAMSYFDFRIPGLKLTVIAADGLPVTPVTVDELRIAVAETYDVLVTVGDQPAYTLFAQSMDRTGFARGTLARAAGLQAPVPEPDPRPVLTMDDMGHGGMGEMDHSNMPAMDHGNMPGMDHSAMAMMQRHPASETDNPLVDMQTMAPQANLADPGIGLRDNGRRVLTYADLRSPYPDPDGREPSRNIELHLTGHMERFAWSFDGIKFSDAEPLRLKYGERVRITLVNDTMMTHPIHLHGMWSDLEDEQGRFLVRKHTIDMPPGSRRSYRVTADALGRWAYHCHLLYHMETGMFREVRVDE, encoded by the coding sequence ATGCCATCGACCCCAACCCGCCGCACCTTCGTCAAGGGCCTGGGCGCCGCCACCGCCCTGGCCGGCCTCGGCCTGTGGCGCCCACTGGCCCAGGCCGCCGAAGGCCGCCTGCCGCTGCACGACCTGAGCGGCCAGCAGTTCGAATTGTTCATCGGCCACACCCCGGTCAACATCACCGGTCGCCCACGCACCGCGCAGACCATCAACGCCAGCCTGCCCGGCCCGCAGCTGCGCTGGCGCGAGGGCGACACCGTGACCCTGCGCGTGCGCAACCGCCTGGATCAGCCCACCTCTATCCACTGGCACGGCATCATCCTGCCGGCCAACATGGACGGCGTGCCAGGCCTGAGCTTCGCCGGCATCGAGCCGGGCGGTGACTACCTCTACCAGTTCACCCTGCGCCAGAGCGGCACCTACTGGTACCACAGCCACTCCGGCTTGCAGGAGCAGGCCGGGGTGTACGGCGCCATCGTCATCGAGCCGCGCGAGCCCGAACCGCACCAGTACCAGCGCGACCATGTGCTGCTGTTCAGCGACTGGTCGGACCAGGCGCCGGAGGCCCTGATGGCCACCCTGAAGAAACAGTCCGACGCCTTCAACTACCACAAGCGCACGGTCGGTGACTTCGTCGACGATGTCGCACAAAACGGCTGGGGCAAGGCGGTCGACAACCGCTGGGCATGGGCGAAGATGCGCATGAGCCCCACCGACCTCGCCGACATCAGCGCCGCCAGCTACACCTACCTGCTCAACGGCCAGCCACCGGACGGCAACTTCACCTGCCTGTTCCAGCCCGGCGAGACCGTGCGTCTGCGCCTGATCAACGCCTCGGCGATGAGTTATTTCGACTTCCGCATTCCCGGCCTGAAACTCACGGTGATCGCCGCCGACGGCCTGCCGGTGACCCCGGTGACCGTGGACGAACTACGCATCGCCGTGGCCGAAACCTATGACGTGCTGGTCACCGTGGGCGACCAGCCTGCCTACACCTTGTTCGCCCAGAGCATGGACCGTACCGGCTTCGCCCGTGGCACCCTGGCCCGCGCGGCGGGTCTGCAGGCACCCGTACCCGAGCCAGACCCACGTCCGGTACTGACCATGGACGACATGGGCCACGGCGGCATGGGTGAGATGGATCATTCGAACATGCCAGCGATGGACCACGGCAACATGCCTGGCATGGACCACTCGGCCATGGCCATGATGCAACGCCACCCTGCCAGCGAGACCGACAACCCGCTGGTGGACATGCAGACCATGGCGCCCCAGGCCAACCTGGCCGACCCAGGCATCGGCCTGCGCGACAACGGCCGCCGGGTGCTGACCTACGCCGATCTACGCAGCCCCTACCCCGATCCGGACGGACGTGAACCGTCACGGAACATCGAACTGCACCTGACCGGGCACATGGAACGCTTCGCCTGGTCGTTCGACGGCATCAAGTTCAGCGACGCCGAGCCGCTGCGCCTGAAATACGGCGAGCGGGTGCGCATCACCCTGGTCAACGACACCATGATGACCCACCCCATCCACCTGCATGGCATGTGGAGCGACCTGGAAGATGAACAAGGGCGCTTCCTGGTGCGCAAGCACACTATCGACATGCCACCCGGCAGCCGCCGTAGCTACCGCGTCACCGCCGACGCCCTGGGCCGCTGGGCCTACCACTGCCACCTGCTCTACCACATGGAGACCGGCATGTTCCGCGAGGTACGGGTCGATGAATGA